The Bacillus sp. Y1 genome includes the window TCGTTATTTGAATAAGGAACCGAAGCAAGGAAAACATCGTTGCTAATGTAAGAAATGCAGTCATGATCGCAAGCATCGGCTTTATATCAAGATGGTCTGAGTAAAGAAGATAAAAGCCAAGGCCAAGTGTACCTAAAATACAAAGCGTAATGAATAGTCCTGCAAATAGGTATTGAATTGAGCTATTTAGTCGCTGCTTCGTTACCCCAAGAGCAATATAAGATCCGATAAAGCAGAAATAAAAACTTAATTGAAAGTATAAGTTGATATTCCCTGTAGAGTAAGGTAATTCAATTGAAAAACAAACCAATAACAATGCTAACCAAAAAGTAAAGCCTAGCATTAACGAGTATAATAATCTTCTCGTAAACGTATAATTTTCTAGCTTCAACCGACGACAAAATTCTGCCCCTAATGTACAGCATATTATCGAAATGAAGATAGCAATCAACACATCGCTTAAATTGAACACATAAAATGTGGCAGACCCAAGCAAAGTAACCCCTCATCCCAGAGCAAAATTCAGTAGACTGCCCTTTTCCGACCTACTGTGGACTCCATTTTACCATGATTCGACAGTAATATCCTACTATTTTCGCAGGGAAAAAGGATTATTTATTCGATCTACGAATGAAAGACCCACCTGTTTTGGAGGAGGATCTTTTTCTAGTTTCATGATTCTCAAAATCGAGATATTTAGAAAATAAATGCGTCGATTGCGTATGCTCCAGGACCTGTTAATGCAACACCAATGGCTACAACTAATAATGTTAGGTTATATTCATACCCATTTGCTGTTGACCATAACCCATTAGCACCGTGAACTTTTACAATGGCCATAATCATGGTTGCAGCAATAAGTAGACCTGCAAGTGGAGTTAAGAATCCAGCAGCAAAGAATAATCCTCCTACCAACTCAGCTAACCCAGCAAGAAGAGCCATTGTTACACCTGGCTTTAATCCAAGAGACTCCATCCAGCCACCTGTTCCTTTCAGTCCGTAACCGCCGAACCAACCAAATAATTTTTGAGCACCATGACCAATGAATAATACCCCGATAACCAAACGAATCAATAATAATCCTAAATCTAACATAATGTAATTCCTCCTAGTTGTTTGTTAATTTGATAGTTCTTCTACTTTCTTCTTCGTTTTTCTTAGTACATCTATTAAACTGTTTACCTCATGACGATCTAATGAAGCAAACATGGAATCAATCAGTACTTGATGCTCCGGAATAAGGACATCCATTAATATTCTCCCTTTATCCGACAAAGAAATATGAAAAGCTCGTCGATCTCCTGGACAGATATTTCGCTCTAAAAAACCCTTTTGTACCAGCTTATCAACCACATACGTCATCGAACCGCTAGCCACTAGAATGCTGATCCCCACTTGATGAATCGTCTGAGTCCCCTTATGGTAAAGAACTTCAAGAACCGAAAATTCTGTCACGCTTAGATCATGTTTTGTCACATTTGCCTTTATACATTCTTGAATCGCCTTTGTTGTTTGCATGAGGAGCAGAAAAGGTTCGTTAGAACAAATCTTATCCATATGCTCACCCCCTTGTCTTTTTATCTCTGATTCAAATATCTTGAATATGAGATAATAATATTACGAATTCGAGATATTGTCAATGGGTGTTTGGAGAGTTTTTTTCTTATGACTCACTCCCCCTTGAAAACCAGCTCCTGAGGTCATAAACATTTTTTTATGACCTTACTCCCTTAAAAACAAGCTATTCTAGGGTCATAAACCTGACTTTATGACGTGTAAGCCAATTAAAATCAATCACCACAGGTCATAAACTCTCCTTTATAACCTGATACACAAGTAAAACCAATGCCACGAGTCATAAGGCCGCTTCATCTAGAAATCTTCTCTAAATTAATTCCGTAAGTACAAAAAAACAACAAGCATTTCTTACATGCTTGATGTTCATTTCACAATTAACACCGGACAGTTTGCTCGTTTGGCTACTTTATGACTCACACTTCCGAGAACAAATTCCTGTAATCCGCTTAATCCTCTGCTGCCAATCACGATAATATCCGCGTGATGATTGTTTGCATATTCAACAATCGCAGGGCCTGGATCACCTGAAAGAATCGTGACCTTATAGGATACCTCATACGTTCTGGCCATTTTTTCGACTTCCCTTATTCGTTCCTTGCGCTTTCCGTCTAAATCTGCTGAGTTCCAATGGCTCAGTACTTCTGATTTCACTTTATCAGCATCAACGACAAAGACAATTTCTACTAATGACCCTGGAGTGCACTTCGCCATATGCATGGCGTTTTCTGCCGCTCTTTTCGCATGATCTGATCCGTCCGTGGCTAGGATGATATTTTTATACAATGGATAACCTCCTTCTTTTGTTAAAACAGTCTAATATGTTAATTATGCGTGAAATGCATCATTATCGCAGTGATGTTCCTCACCGCACCCTCTCCTTTATTCACAGATGGCCTATTCAAAAAAGAGAGACATATTCCCATGTACAAGCCCATATAGTTTAAGGTAGAATATAAAACGTAATTGTTACGGTTTAACCAATACATAGGAGGGACATATGAATCGAATTGTTCGAACGAACTTGTTTGATATTACTGGATTGATTTTATTAGCTGCTGCTTTTCTTTTACTATCATTAAAATTAGACGTTGGGGACGTTCTTCCCTCCTCATTTTTAAATCTTAATACCATTTTTCTAAGCATACTAATTGAAGCTTTTCCTTTTGTGCTTATTGGTGTTCTGATT containing:
- a CDS encoding universal stress protein; its protein translation is MYKNIILATDGSDHAKRAAENAMHMAKCTPGSLVEIVFVVDADKVKSEVLSHWNSADLDGKRKERIREVEKMARTYEVSYKVTILSGDPGPAIVEYANNHHADIIVIGSRGLSGLQEFVLGSVSHKVAKRANCPVLIVK
- a CDS encoding DoxX family protein gives rise to the protein MLDLGLLLIRLVIGVLFIGHGAQKLFGWFGGYGLKGTGGWMESLGLKPGVTMALLAGLAELVGGLFFAAGFLTPLAGLLIAATMIMAIVKVHGANGLWSTANGYEYNLTLLVVAIGVALTGPGAYAIDAFIF
- a CDS encoding MarR family winged helix-turn-helix transcriptional regulator, which encodes MDKICSNEPFLLLMQTTKAIQECIKANVTKHDLSVTEFSVLEVLYHKGTQTIHQVGISILVASGSMTYVVDKLVQKGFLERNICPGDRRAFHISLSDKGRILMDVLIPEHQVLIDSMFASLDRHEVNSLIDVLRKTKKKVEELSN